Proteins encoded together in one Planctomyces sp. SH-PL14 window:
- the queA gene encoding tRNA preQ1(34) S-adenosylmethionine ribosyltransferase-isomerase QueA — protein sequence MTDLDRLSAYDYALPPELIAHEPAERRDASRLMLVDRAAGAIRHETFPALVDQFRPGDCLILNDTRVLPAKLHGFRTATGGKWDGLFLREDSPGRWILIGQTRGRLQEGETLDLVSSDPAVATPLRVTLAERRDGGEWLAEPHSTDSFLSLLDRYGAVPLPPYIERAEERAEDRERYQTRFARHPGSVAAPTAGLHFTDDVLAAIRAKGIEIGYVTLHVGLGTFRPVSAEQLADHAMHSEWCGLPEETSALIQRTRAAEGRVVAVGTTSVRTLESAAAAQNVDAGELAPWSGDTRLFIRPPYRFRVVDAMLTNFHLPKSTLIVLVCARAGYDLTMQAYREAVENRYRFFSYGDAMFIQ from the coding sequence ATGACGGACCTCGACCGCCTCTCGGCCTACGACTACGCCCTCCCGCCGGAACTCATCGCGCACGAGCCGGCGGAGCGACGCGACGCCTCACGGCTGATGCTCGTGGACCGCGCCGCGGGAGCGATCCGGCACGAGACCTTCCCGGCGCTCGTCGACCAGTTCCGTCCCGGCGACTGCCTGATCCTCAACGACACGCGGGTCCTCCCGGCCAAGCTGCACGGCTTCCGCACGGCGACGGGGGGGAAGTGGGACGGGCTGTTCCTACGCGAAGACTCGCCAGGCCGATGGATTCTCATCGGACAGACCCGCGGGAGGCTTCAAGAGGGAGAGACGCTCGATCTCGTCTCGTCGGATCCGGCCGTCGCCACACCGCTGCGGGTGACCCTCGCCGAGCGGCGCGATGGCGGTGAGTGGCTCGCCGAACCGCATTCGACAGACTCGTTTCTGTCTCTCCTCGACCGCTACGGCGCGGTGCCGCTTCCGCCGTACATCGAGCGGGCTGAAGAGCGGGCCGAGGACCGGGAGCGATACCAGACCCGCTTCGCACGGCATCCCGGCTCGGTGGCCGCCCCGACCGCCGGACTCCACTTCACCGACGACGTTCTGGCCGCGATCCGCGCGAAGGGGATTGAGATCGGTTACGTCACGCTCCATGTCGGCCTGGGGACGTTCCGTCCGGTCAGTGCCGAGCAGCTTGCCGATCACGCCATGCACTCCGAGTGGTGCGGGCTTCCCGAGGAGACGTCTGCCCTCATCCAGCGGACCCGAGCCGCGGAAGGCCGAGTTGTCGCGGTCGGGACGACGAGCGTCCGGACGCTGGAGTCTGCGGCTGCCGCCCAGAACGTCGATGCCGGCGAGCTCGCCCCCTGGAGCGGCGACACGCGGCTCTTCATCCGGCCGCCGTACCGGTTCCGGGTCGTCGACGCGATGCTGACGAACTTCCACCTCCCGAAGTCGACCCTCATCGTTCTGGTTTGCGCACGGGCGGGCTACGATCTGACGATGCAGGCGTATCGCGAGGCGGTGGAGAACCGCTACCGGTTCTTCAGCTACGGCGACGCCATGTTCATCCAGTGA
- a CDS encoding arylsulfatase, with protein MGRNGSKVILTLAAILLIASVAGAADRPPNVVFILADDLGFGDLGAYGQKKIRTPNIDRIGVEGMKFAAHYSGNAVCAPSRCVLMTGMHPGHAVVRDNVGMKNEAKGIPEGQFPILDETVTLAELMKKAGYVTGAFGKWGLGGPTSTGAPLRQGIDTFYGYNDQAVAHNFYPTYLWSNDEKVELRNPPFSAHQKLPAGVDPTKPESYAGYSGPDFSADLIAAQAVKFVHDNKDRPFFLFVPTTIPHLALQVPDDALAEYRGAFEEEPYLGDRSYLPHATPRACYAAMVTRMDKHVGDLMQAVEQLGLDDNTIFVFTSDNGPLYDRLGGTDTDFFESCRNLRGRKGSLYEGGIVAPLLVRWKGKIAPGNTSRRVTGFEDWLPTILALVGKPELTPAGLDGISFAPTLLGEGQEPRPFLYREFRSYGGQQSVRIGDWKAVRQNLRQVKNGAISTELYNLGTDPTESKDVAASHPDVLARLEKVMAEQHAFSEDFRLPAVDPPAAPAAKKMP; from the coding sequence ATGGGGAGGAACGGCTCAAAGGTCATTCTGACGCTCGCCGCGATCCTGCTGATCGCCAGTGTCGCCGGAGCGGCCGACCGACCGCCGAACGTCGTCTTCATCCTGGCCGACGACCTCGGCTTCGGCGATCTGGGCGCCTACGGTCAGAAGAAGATCCGGACTCCGAACATCGACCGGATCGGCGTCGAGGGAATGAAGTTCGCCGCGCACTACAGCGGGAACGCGGTCTGCGCCCCGTCGCGATGTGTGCTGATGACGGGGATGCACCCCGGCCACGCGGTCGTCCGCGACAACGTCGGGATGAAGAACGAAGCGAAGGGAATCCCCGAAGGGCAGTTCCCGATCCTCGATGAGACCGTCACGCTCGCCGAGCTGATGAAGAAGGCGGGCTATGTCACGGGGGCGTTTGGCAAATGGGGGCTCGGCGGCCCGACATCGACCGGCGCGCCGCTGCGGCAGGGGATCGACACCTTCTACGGCTACAACGACCAGGCGGTCGCGCACAATTTCTACCCGACGTACCTCTGGAGCAACGATGAGAAAGTCGAACTCCGGAACCCGCCCTTCTCCGCCCATCAGAAGCTCCCTGCTGGCGTCGATCCGACGAAGCCGGAGAGCTACGCCGGCTACTCCGGTCCGGACTTCTCCGCCGACCTCATCGCCGCCCAGGCGGTGAAGTTCGTCCATGACAACAAGGACCGCCCGTTCTTCCTGTTCGTCCCGACCACGATCCCGCATCTGGCCCTCCAGGTCCCGGACGACGCCCTCGCCGAATACCGCGGCGCGTTCGAGGAAGAGCCCTACCTCGGCGATCGCAGCTATCTCCCCCATGCGACTCCGCGGGCCTGCTACGCCGCGATGGTGACCCGGATGGACAAGCACGTCGGCGATCTGATGCAGGCGGTCGAGCAACTGGGGCTCGACGACAACACGATCTTCGTCTTCACCTCGGACAACGGCCCGCTCTACGACCGGCTCGGCGGGACCGACACCGACTTCTTCGAGTCGTGCAGAAACCTCCGCGGCCGCAAAGGCTCGCTCTACGAAGGGGGAATCGTCGCGCCGCTCCTCGTTCGATGGAAAGGAAAGATCGCCCCCGGCAACACCTCCCGCCGGGTGACCGGCTTTGAGGACTGGTTGCCGACGATCCTGGCGCTCGTCGGCAAGCCGGAGCTGACGCCGGCCGGTCTCGACGGCATCAGCTTCGCCCCCACGCTCCTCGGAGAAGGCCAGGAGCCACGTCCATTTCTGTACCGCGAGTTCCGCAGCTACGGCGGCCAGCAGTCGGTGCGGATCGGCGATTGGAAGGCTGTGCGGCAGAACCTTCGGCAGGTGAAGAACGGGGCCATTTCGACCGAGCTCTACAACCTCGGTACCGACCCCACGGAATCGAAAGACGTCGCGGCCTCCCATCCGGACGTCCTGGCGCGACTTGAAAAGGTTATGGCGGAGCAGCACGCGTTCTCCGAAGACTTCCGCCTCCCGGCCGTCGACCCGCCCGCCGCCCCTGCTGCCAAGAAGATGCCCTGA
- a CDS encoding phytoene desaturase family protein translates to MAKDFLHGVRDHYDVVVIGSGLAGMTSANILARAGRSVLLLEHHYQLGGMATWFKRRGGHIFDISLHGFPVGMIKSCRKYWTKEIADSIVQLKGVRFENPQFSLTTTFDRDDFTRILIEKFGIAPATVADFFDTARKMNFFDDQHTTTRELFERFFPGRSDVVRLLMEPITYANGSTLEDPAITYGIVFSNFMSKGVFTFQGGTDRLVELMRAEMEKNGVDLRIRASVERIEVTPDRRVSAIWVNGRRVTCGAVMSNANVKSTILNLVGADHFDKDYVEEAKAVRLNNSSCQVYIGLKPGMGFDYQGDLLFHSERNGFDIQAMLSKDVSSRTFSFYYPETRPGSDRWLIVSSTNANYSDWANLPEEQYEADKKDLCETTLACLEKYIPDVRQKVDWVEASTPRTFEFYTRHLAGASFGTKFEGLKVSQSLPEQIRGLYHAGSVGIIMSGWLGAVNYGVIVSNEVDKYLTPAAAAV, encoded by the coding sequence ATGGCGAAGGACTTTCTCCACGGCGTCCGGGATCACTACGACGTCGTCGTGATCGGCAGCGGACTCGCCGGGATGACCAGCGCAAACATCCTCGCCCGCGCCGGCCGGTCGGTGTTGCTGCTGGAGCACCACTACCAGCTCGGCGGCATGGCCACCTGGTTCAAGCGCCGCGGCGGTCACATCTTCGACATCTCCCTCCACGGCTTCCCCGTCGGCATGATCAAGTCGTGCCGGAAGTATTGGACCAAAGAGATCGCCGACTCCATCGTCCAGCTCAAAGGGGTCCGCTTCGAGAACCCCCAATTCTCGCTGACGACCACCTTCGACCGCGACGACTTCACGCGGATCCTCATCGAGAAGTTCGGCATCGCCCCGGCCACTGTCGCGGACTTCTTCGACACCGCGCGGAAGATGAACTTCTTCGACGACCAGCACACCACGACCCGCGAACTCTTCGAACGCTTCTTCCCCGGCCGGTCCGACGTCGTCCGCCTCCTGATGGAGCCGATCACGTATGCCAACGGCTCGACCCTCGAAGATCCCGCCATCACCTACGGGATCGTCTTCTCCAACTTCATGAGCAAGGGGGTCTTCACGTTCCAGGGAGGAACGGACCGGCTTGTCGAACTCATGCGGGCCGAGATGGAGAAGAACGGCGTCGACCTCCGGATCCGGGCTTCCGTGGAACGGATCGAAGTCACGCCCGACCGCCGGGTCTCGGCCATCTGGGTGAACGGCCGCCGCGTCACCTGCGGCGCCGTGATGTCCAACGCCAACGTCAAGTCGACCATCCTGAACCTCGTCGGCGCCGACCACTTCGACAAGGACTACGTCGAGGAAGCCAAGGCGGTCCGGCTCAACAACTCGAGCTGCCAGGTCTACATCGGTCTCAAGCCCGGCATGGGTTTCGACTACCAGGGGGACCTGCTGTTCCACTCCGAGCGGAACGGCTTCGACATCCAGGCGATGCTCAGCAAGGACGTCAGCAGCCGGACGTTCTCGTTCTACTATCCCGAGACCCGCCCCGGCTCCGACCGCTGGCTGATCGTCTCCTCGACGAACGCCAACTACAGCGACTGGGCCAACCTCCCCGAAGAACAGTACGAGGCGGACAAGAAGGACCTCTGCGAGACGACCCTCGCCTGCCTGGAGAAGTACATCCCGGATGTCCGGCAGAAGGTCGACTGGGTCGAGGCCTCGACGCCGCGGACCTTCGAGTTCTACACGCGGCATCTCGCCGGGGCTTCGTTCGGGACGAAGTTCGAAGGGCTCAAGGTTTCGCAGTCGCTGCCGGAGCAGATCCGCGGACTGTATCACGCCGGCTCGGTCGGGATCATCATGTCCGGCTGGCTCGGAGCGGTGAACTACGGGGTCATCGTGTCGAACGAAGTCGACAAGTACCTCACCCCGGCCGCCGCCGCGGTTTGA